In Nomascus leucogenys isolate Asia chromosome 8, Asia_NLE_v1, whole genome shotgun sequence, a single genomic region encodes these proteins:
- the FAM50B gene encoding protein FAM50B: MAQYKGTMREAGRAMHLLKKREKQREQMEVLKQRIAEETILKSQVDKRFSAHYDAVEAELKSSTVGLVTLNDMKARQEALVRERERQLAKRQHLEEQRLRQERQREQEQRRERKRKISCLSFALDDLDDQADAAEARRAGNLGKNPDVDTSFLPDRDREEEENRLREELRQEWEAQREKVKDEEMEVTFSYWDGSGHRRTVRVRKGNTVQQFLKKALQGLRKDFLELRSAGVEQLMFIKEDLILPHYHTFYDFIIARARGKSGPLFSFDVHDDVRLLSDATMEKDESHAGKVVLRSWYEKNKHIFPASRWEAYDPEKKWDKYTIR, translated from the coding sequence ATGGCGCAGTACAAGGGCACCATGCGCGAGGCAGGCCGTGCCATGCACCTCCTCAAGAAGCGCGAGAAGCAGCGGGAGCAGATGGAGGTGCTGAAGCAGCGCATCGCCGAGGAGACCATCCTCAAGTCGCAGGTGGACAAGAGGTTCTCGGCGCATTACGACGCCGTGGAGGCCGAGCTGAAGTCCAGCACGGTGGGCCTGGTGACCCTGAACGACATGAAGGCCCGGCAGGAGGCCCTGGTCAGGGAGCGCGAGCGGCAGCTGGCCAAGCGCCAGCACCTGGAGGAGCAGCGGCTGCGGCAGGAGCGGCAGCGGGAGCAGGAGCAGCGGCGCGAGCGCAAGCGTAAGATCTCCTGCCTGTCCTTTGCACTAGACGACCTCGATGACCAGGCCGACGCGGCCGAGGCCAGGCGCGCCGGAAACCTGGGCAAGAACCCCGATGTGGACACCAGCTTCCTGCCAGACCGCGACCGCGAGGAGGAGGAGAACCGGCTCCGAGAGGAGCTGCGCCAAGAGTGGGAGGCGCAGCGCGAGAAAGTGAAGGACGAGGAGATGGAGGTCACCTTCAGCTACTGGGACGGCTCGGGCCACCGGCGCACGGTGCGGGTGCGCAAGGGCAACACGGTGCAGCAGTTCCTGAAGAAGGCGCTCCAGGGGCTGCGCAAGGACTTCCTGGAGCTGCGCTCCGCCGGCGTGGAGCAGCTCATGTTCATCAAGGAGGACCTCATCCTGCCGCACTACCACACCTTCTACGACTTCATCATTGCCAGGGCGAGGGGCAAGAGCGGGCCACTCTTCAGCTTCGATGTGCACGATGACGTGCGCCTGCTCAGCGACGCCACCATGGAGAAGGACGAGTCGCACGCAGGCAAGGTGGTGCTGCGGAGCTGGTACGAGAAAAACAAGCACATCTTCCCCGCCAGCCGCTGGGAAGCCTATGACCCCGAGAAGAAGTGGGACAAGTACACCATCCGCTGA